The stretch of DNA GTCACTGCCCATCATGTTCACCGTCTGTCTCGACCTCCGGCTCTTTGCTCACAGTGTGAGTGGCTCTTCTGTATGGCCCACAGTTTTGTctgtctttacacccccggtataggggtgtgtataggattcgctcgatgtgtttgtttgtttgtgttcgcatatagatctcaagaatgaacagaccgatcgtcaccaaacttggtgaacaggttctatacattcctgagacggtccttacaaaaattgggaccagtcaaacacacggttagggagttattggtggattaagattaagattaggattcgctccatgtgtttgtttgtttgtttgtgttcgcatatagatctcaagaatgaacggaccgatcgtcaccaaacttggtgaacaggttctatacattcctgagacggtccttaccaaaattgggaccagtcaaacacacggttagggagttattggtggattaagattctacaaggacttatagagggagatattaatggtcaaagggaaataaccttctcagttggtggcagtgagaatggttatttccctttgaccaacgggggtgtttttcctacctcggaggaatttcttcttcttcttcgttcattgtCTGTCTCGACCCCCGGCTCTTTGCTCACAGTGTGAGTGGCTCTTCTGTATGGCCCAcagttttgtctgtctttcttcttcgttcacttCATGGGCTGAAAGTCCCATAGTGTTTaggtgtatgactgtttttaccctgccattcaggcagccatacgctggctgtgttgaccctgccattcaggcagccatacgctggctgtgttgaccctgccattcaggcagccatacgctggctgtgttgaccctgccattcaggcagccatacgctagCTGTGTtgaccctgccattcaggcagccatacgctagCTGTGttgaccccgccattcaggcagccatacgctggcTGGTTtgaccctgccattcaggcagccatacgctagCTGTGTtgaccctgccattcaggcagccatacgctagctgtttttaccctgccattcaggcagccatacgctggctgtgttgaccctgccattcaggcagccatacgctagCTGTTTtgaccctgccattcaggcagccatacgccagcTGTGTtgaccctgccattcaggcagccatacgccagcTGTTTtgaccctgccattcaggcagccatacgctagCTGTTTtgaccctgccattcaggcagccatacgctggcTGTTTTGACCCTACCAttcagacagccatacgccAGCTGTTTTgtccctgccattcaggcagccatacgctagCTGTGTtgaccctgccattcaggcagccatacgctacCTGTGTTgtccctgccattcaggcagccatacgctggcTGTTTtgaccctgccattcaggcagctatACGCTGGCTGTTTtgaccctgccattcaggcagccatacgctggcTGTTTtgaccctgccattcaggcagccatacgctagCTGTGTtgaccctgccattcaggcagccatacgctagCTGTGttgaccccgccattcaggcagccatacgctggcTGTTTtgaccctgccattcaggcagccatacgctagCTATGTtgaccctgccattcaggcagccatacgctggcTGTTTTGACCCTACCAttcagacagccatacgccAGCTGTTTTgtccctgccattcaggcagccatacgctagCTGTGTtgaccctgccattcaggcagccatacgctagCTGTGTTgtccctgccattcaggcagccatacgctggcTGTTTtgaccctgccattcaggcagctatACGCTGGCTGTTTtgaccctgccattcaggcagccatacgctggcTGTTTtgaccctgccattcaggcagccatacgctagCTGTGttgaccccgccattcaggcagccatacgctggcTGTTTtgaccctgccattcaggcagccatacgctagCTATGTtgaccctgccattcaggcagccatacgctagCTGTTTtgaccctgccattcaggcagccataagttagctgtttttaccctgccattcaggcagccatacgctagctgtttttaccctgccattcaggcagccatacgccagcTGTGTtgaccctgccattcaggcagccatacgccagcTGTGTtgaccctgccattcaggcagccatacgctagCTGTTTtgaccctgccattcaggcagccatatgccagCTGTGTtgaccctgccattcaggcagccatacgctagCTGTTTtgaccctgccattcaggcagccatacgccagcTGTGTtgaccctgccattcaggcagccatacgctagCTGTTTtgaccctgccattcaggcagccatacgctagCTGTTTtgaccctgccattcaggcagccatacgctagCTGTTTtgaccctgccattcaggcagctatACGCCAGCTGTGTtgaccctgccattcaggcagccatatgctAGCTGTTTTCAGGTCCAATGCGCCCATCATTTTGTCTGTGaggtgtttctttctttttttgtctttgtgtgtgtgtgtgtgtgtgtgtgtgtgtgtgtgtgtgtgtgtgtgtgtgtgtgtgtgtgtgtgtgtgtgtttgtgtctacaTACATGTTAGAACTACTTCCAATCTATATTTATATTTAAACACtaacaaaaacaaagcaaaaaaaaaatcccaaaacaATCTGTATCAGCTTCATATTCTAATTCATCGGCATATCATGGAATCAGTTTTGGGGCATCAAGAAATAGGTTACTGTTTAAATGGCAAGCTATATTCCCAGTTGGTAGTGCTTTTAAAATGTGTCATATCTTGTTATAAAACTGGAAGATTGTTTGAATATTTCAactggttatttttttttttttttaggcggATGTGCAGGCAGTGAAGAGGAATCATGGGAAACCGGGTGAGCGTCTGGAAAAAGCCGCCGATCTTCTCATGGGTTGCTTTCGTGTTTGTGCTTCTGACAAGTAAGTCTGCACACATATATATCTATTTAGCTCTTTTTGCTTTTTCTTGtaatcttttcttttcttcttctgtctgtttgttttcttgtttggtgtgtgttcgGCATATTTTTGCAAGGTTATACTCTCAGCATGCATTATTTGATTAACCTTGAGAATGTGGCTGTCTTACCTACATACACATTACAGTGTGACCTGAAATTGAAATGGCTTTCAGTATCAACATTACCAACAGATATTCAGGAGATCAGACAGATTAAAAGTAAGCAAACTAAATTTGTTGTGTTCATTTACATGAATGGGATAGTCTGTTCAACTACAAGGATGTTTGGAACAGAACTTTTCAATTTCCTTTGGTAAGTGTAGTAATGCAACCCGACTTTCAAGTTTGATGTTAAATTGTGTGTTTCAGTCGCGCTGCGATCGAGGACTCTAAGAAATGGGGCATGTTGAACCTGGTCAACCAGCTCTTCAAGATCTACTTCAAGGTACGGTGAAAGtgaaacccccattttaaaaacctccaaaactctgagaaaatcaggtcttgtttgtttgtttgttcgttcatgggctgaaactcccacggcttttacgcgtatgaccgtttttaccccgccatttaggaagccatatgccgttttcggaggaagcatgctgggtattttcgtgtttctataacccaccgaactctgacatggattacaggatctttttcgtgcgcacttggtcttgtgcttgcgtgtacacacgggggtgttcggacaccgaggagagtctgcacacaaagttgactctgagaaataaatctctcgccgaacgtggggacgaactgacgctgacagcggccaactggatacaaatccagcgcgctaccgactgagctacatccccgccctaaatcaggtctttaaaagaagggagtcttcaattggggggtcttaaagggggggttccactgtattccaaATGTGATTTTCTAGATGAACATTATTTTAAAAGTGTGCAaccacacaaccccccccccccccccccaaccggCTGAATGTTTCAGTTCTAGTGGGTGCTTTGATTTGTTGATGCTGATGCCACAATTTTGTTATTTCACTGTGTGAAAActgtcttctttcttttctttttaatcttTTATGGGGGTTGAATGGAGAGCGGTTTTAGTGTGCTGTGTAGTTCTCTGTTTGGTAGTGCATTGCTGGATTTTTAGACTTGAAAAGTATACAGAAGTTtgaaatgtttttctttttcttcaacaGATCAACAAACTTCACCTGTGCAAACCATTGATACGTGCCATTGAAAGTCTCCCCATCAAAGATCGCTTCAGTCTTTCACAGCTCATTACATACAGGTATTGTGAACAATTCACACCGACTTTTAAATTCGGACTGACCAAATGTGCAGGTTTGCCGAAGAAAGGGGAATGGAAGCGATGTAATGTATAGTTGCTAGTGGAgtagtacttcttcttcttcttcttctgcgttcgtgggctgaaactcctacgtacacttgtggttttttttgcacgagtggaattttacgtgtatgaccgtttttttaccccgccatttaggcagccatacgccgttttcggaggaagcatgctgggtattttcgtgtttctataacccaacgaactctgacatggattacaggatctttttcgtacgcacttggtcttgtgcttgcgtgtacacacgggggtgttcggacaccgaggagagtctgcacacaaagttgactctgagaaataaatctctcgccgaacgtggggacgaactcacgctgacagcggccaactggatacaaatccagcgcgctaccgactgagctacattccCGCCCTGTGGAGTAGTACTAAGATGAAGGAGCAATTGAGAAACAGAGCAAACGTAAAGAGTGAAAATCCTCTTTGTCATCGAGAGATTGAAGAAGAAATACATAACTGGACCAAGTCcttattttctgttcattttctcgttattatttgtttgtctaCCCACTTCAAATGCAACTAGGTCAAAGTTCTTGTTATAGATTTTTGTCAATGGTTGAATGTTCcataaattaaaggcacagtgcgcctcccgtaaaccatcacagatactgtcaggcttttacacacagtacaaacacccttccatttgcaCGCTCACCAAaggggaacatcctaggtgccctacgtaaagagcgagcaattttcaaagaattaattttgcggattgtctcagagacaatcggaccgtggtgcgttttggtgctggacctaacttttaaaatctaaataaaaaattgacagcttgttacacaaacatccTTAAATcgtaaaagaattcttttttcatcaagacaagatcagtacaattcgaagttttgaaagtttgaaaaaagaaaagcccggaagcagggtcacgcaaggtcgtggttctcatagcagacgacggtttatgcctattgccagttcctctgaacagtcaaaagccatcgcgagagttcttgtgaaccacagccgtttgtttcgtgcatagtcagaggttcataataacgtgctattgcagataagctcactgcgagtcgcattcaaattactaactgacgactacattgtgaaaaagggaaactggatcacacgggttcacgatggctcaggggtaagataaaccacgcaaaaataaattctttgaaaatggctcgttctttacgtagggcacctaggatgttctcaagtggtgagTGTTAAAATGAAAGGGtgcttgtactgtgtgtaaaagcctgacagtatttgtgatggtttacgggaggcttactgtgcctttaactattCTAAACAAAGATTATTAAATAGCACAAATCCTCTAAAATCACTTAAAATTTTGAGATAACAGGAAAAGAGATACATTTGCATGCTGATATGTTACGCACACACTACATGTGACAGCACATCATTCTGTAAATCTTACTGTTGAGAAATGTTCTATAAGGATTTGATGTGACATttgtagaaaaagaaaaattcaTCATAATTATGATTGACTTCATGCAAAGTGTTTCCTTCTTCTGCAGATTCTATGTTGGCAGAAAAGCCATGTTTGACAGTGATTTCAAAGCAGGTGAGTACGTTACTTAGTCTGAAGGTTTGCAAAAcggaatgaaataaaaatattgcATACGTTTTGAAGATAAAATACTATGGAGATTGCAAAGAATGTGGGTACATTTCTTGAAATATTTTACAACTGATGTAAATATGTGCTGATATTACcggttaactcattgtctcccaggtacggatatatccgtacccactcatatggctctatctgaccaggtacggatatatccgtacacacataGTCACTACATTGCATTTGCtctcattcggcacatattcgcattctgctcagactgttagcttcagtcgcttcctgttatgtcgatctaacgcctgcattccagcgtgttgatacacagtttctacacagttactacaattctgagtgacctgctgcagcacagctggtctcggcttaaaaaaaaccttggtcaacataataggtggggtacaaagtgttttAACAAGGCACAGGGGTCAAATTTGAGGAAAACTATGCGCCTTATAGTCCCAAAAGTACGGTCATTGTTACACTTTAGGCTTCACAAGGTTTGGCAGGTTTGATAGATGGAAGGCTTAGAATTTTGAGTCATAATCAATGACTGAAATGATGACTGCTTGTTTCAGCGGAGGAGTACCTGACGTTTGCCTTCCAGCACTGTCACCGTGCCAGCAAGAAGAACAAGCGCTTCATCCTCATCTACCTCATCCCCGTCAAGATGCTGCTGGTAGGTCACTGGTCAACACTCTGTTTTTTGTTTCACACATTTCCCACTGTGGTATATATAGTAACTTTAGAGGCCGGCGCATTACGACCAAGCCACTGTGGTATATATAGTAACTTTAGAGGCCGGCGCATTACGACCAAGCCACTGTGGTATATATAGTAACTTTAGAGGCCGGCGCATTACGACCAAGCCACTGTGGTATATATAGTAACTTTAGAGGCCGGCGCATTACGACCAAGCCACTGTGGTATATATAGTAACTTTAGAGGCCGGCGCATTACGACCAAGCCACTGTGGTATATATAGCAACTTTAGAGGCCGGCGCATTACGACCAAGCCACTGTGGTATATACAGTAACTTTAGAGGCCGGCGCATTACGACCAAGCCACTGTGGTATATATAGTAACTTTAGAGGCCGGCGCATTACGACCAAGCCACTGTGGTATATACAGTAACTTTAGAGGCCGGCGCATTACGACCAAGCCACTGTGGTATATACAGTAACTTTAGAGGCCGGCGCATTACGACCAAGCCACTGTGGTATATACAGTAACTTTAGAGGCCGGCGCATTACGACCAAGCCACTGTGGTATATACAGTAACTTTAGAGGCCGGCGCATTACGACCAAGCCACTGTGGTATATATAGTAACTTTAGAGGCCGGCGCATTACGACCAAGCCACTGTGGTATATATAGTAACTTTAGAGGCCGGCGCATTACGACCAAGCCACTGTGGTATATATAGTAACTTTAGAGGCCGGCACATTACGACCAAGCCACTGTGGTATATATAGTAACTTTAGAGGCCGGCGCATTACGACCAAGCCACTGTGGTATATATAGTAACTTTAGAGGCCGGCGCATTACGACCAAGCCACTGTGGTATATATAGTAACTTTAGAGGCCGGCGCATTACGACCAAGCCACTGTGGTATATATAGTAACTTTAGAGGCCGGCGCATTACGACCAAGCCACTGTGGTATATATAGTAACTTTAGAGGCCGGCGCATTACGACCAAGCCACTGTGGTATATATAGTAACTTTAGAGGCCGGCGCATTACGACCAAGCCACTGTGGTATATATAGCAACTGTAGAGGCCGGCGCATTACGACCAAGCCACTGTGGTATATATAGTAACTTTAGAGGCCGGCGCATTACGACCAAGCCACTGTGGTATATATAGTAACTTTAGAGGCCGGCGCATTACGACCAAGCCACTGTGGTATATATAGTAACTTTAGAGGCCGGCGCATTACGACCAAGCCACTGTGGTATATATAGTAACTTTAGAGGCCGGCGCATTACGACCAAGCCATTGTGCCCGTTAAATGTGATGTAACTTGGCGATGCGGTTTGAATTGAATTTCATGTTTAATTGCAATATTTCTTTGCTCATTACAGGGTCACATGCCAAAGCAGGACCTGTTACGGAAGTATGATCTCCTACAGTTCTCTGACGTCACCAAGGCAGTGAGGTGAGAGGTTTTCCCCACTTAATTCTTCTTGTTCATTCATGTGCTGAAACGCCCGTGGTTTTTCACAGGTATGATTTTACCCcgctatttaggcagccatacgccgctatttaggcagccatacgcatgcttggtgttttcatgtttctataacccacccaactctgacatggattacagttCAGGCTtggccttgtgcttgcgtgtacacacgaagggtgatCAGGCACTAGCAGATGTGcaaataagttgacctgggtgatataaaaaatctccacccttaacccaccaggtgcatccgggatttgaacccacgaccttcggCTTGGGAGGGCGGCATCTAATCCACTAGGCCGTTGCGCCCAACTTCCAAACTTACTGTCTTTTGCCTTTTGACGGCAGAGTTGAAGGCCACTGTGATAACAGCTCCTGAAGTAACTGTTGGTTTGCCTCACTGCACATAATAGGTTAATTGACGACACACTAGTTGTGAAAAGGCAAATCCTGTTTGTGCTTTTGCAAATTCCATGTGTGATGACTGTATATTCCTGCCGAATAAGTTTTTGGGAGGGAAAGCCCAAAACGAGTGGAGGTGCCTTCTCTTGCCTTGGGATTTGGGGGAAGCAGGTAGAGAAACCACGGACTTACCTGATGTTTACttgaaatttttttattttaaacttCCACATGTGAAGCCAAAGTCCGTACCTCTAGACTATTGTGGTTGTCTGTACTGACGATCGTTTCATGATGTTTTCCGGTTCGGGTAATTTGCTGCAGTTGAACGCAGCCCTGGAGAAACACGAAGCATTCTTCATCCGATGTACCTCTAGACTATTGCGGCCATCTGTGCTGACGATCATTTCATGATGTTTTGCAGCTCTGGCAACTTGCTGCAGTTGAATGCAGCCCTGGAGAAACACGAAGCGTTCTTCATCCGATGCGGCATCTACCTCATTTTGGAGAAACTTAAAACTATCACCTACAGGAATCTCTTCAAGAAAGTGTAAGTCAATGGCCCACTGCGTGtataaatacagtggaaccccccttttaagtccCTCAAATTTAAGAcaccccttttcagaccttgcttttacagattttgtgttcatggactctgtaaaatgacctccgttttaagactccctcctttttaagactcttactttctcttatttttggaggtcttacaatggggttccactgtatacaggTGTGGTGATTGTCATCAGCCCTCTGCAGCTTTTGTTAGTGCAtgaatgattttgtttgtttgtttgcttgttttgtttttgcttaacgcccagccgaccacgaagggccatatcagggcggtgctgctttgacatataacgtaaTGCATGAATGATACAGCTTTTGTTAGTGCATGAATGATACAGCTTTGATACCTTTTCCAACtatttaaaatgtgtgtgtttgtgtgcacacacgcatgtgtatttgtgtgaCTCTACAagtgtgagtgagtttgtgtgtatgtgtgtgtgcgtgtgtgtgcgtgtgtgtgtgtgtgtgtgtgtgtgtgagtttgcttgtatgtgtgtgtgtgtgtgtgtgtttgtgagtttaTTTCGTATGTTTGTttcgtatgtttgtgtgcacacacgcatgtgtatttgtgtgactctacaagtgtgagtgagtgtgactgtgactgtgagtgtgtggttgtcaacttgtgtgtgtgtgaatttgtttcatgtgtttgtgtgtctgtgcgtgtgtttgtgtgtctgtgcgtgtgtttgtgtgtctgtgcgtgtgtttgtgtgtctgtgcgtgtgtttgtgcctcTGTGTGCGCAACAGTGTGGATCTGTATCTGCGTCTATGTCCATGTactgcatggtgtttactgtTAAAATTCCTCTGCCAATACAAAGTACATTTATTTCCCCCAGGTACCTGGTGCTGGGCCAGAAACACCACATCCCCATCCACTACTTCACGGCAGCTCTCAGGATGATGGAGGTCAGTGGTTTATGTGttgaaggcacagtccttccgcTGTAATCATTTCAACtcatcgtcacgctcataacaTAATGgcctatgtcattttttaatgtttaaacGCAAAAAcctttctttggtttctgaacaatctgcccaTCTCatttttagttataagttgcaaactgcctatctcgagcggtgtcactgtcagctggataaacgtgagataaagagctgacagcaacattttcaatcag from Littorina saxatilis isolate snail1 linkage group LG13, US_GU_Lsax_2.0, whole genome shotgun sequence encodes:
- the LOC138945779 gene encoding PCI domain-containing protein 2-like; this encodes MAHITLNSYLHSIYDALEGHDGDETAELLSFRHPHVANPRLQLEKPEGPCQRALDQPFDEIVAAHLRCCWAVANHDFVEAYACQSIVVQVFTREFQSQKDDNWSLPIMFTVCLDLRLFAHSADVQAVKRNHGKPGERLEKAADLLMGCFRVCASDNRAAIEDSKKWGMLNLVNQLFKIYFKINKLHLCKPLIRAIESLPIKDRFSLSQLITYRFYVGRKAMFDSDFKAAEEYLTFAFQHCHRASKKNKRFILIYLIPVKMLLGHMPKQDLLRKYDLLQFSDVTKAVSSGNLLQLNAALEKHEAFFIRCGIYLILEKLKTITYRNLFKKVYLVLGQKHHIPIHYFTAALRMMEIDDVDDDETQCIIANLIWENKIKGYISEAHKLLVVSKANPFPVLSSIL